One region of Quercus lobata isolate SW786 chromosome 2, ValleyOak3.0 Primary Assembly, whole genome shotgun sequence genomic DNA includes:
- the LOC115971834 gene encoding PITH domain-containing protein 1, translated as MACLHDHSCEDHDCSTDWSLYKHIDLTKVTALNESVPGSVKSVFKAWEQRLSSSEEHLESNEGDPELLVYIPFTSDVKIKSISIVGGADGTSPSKMRAFINRDGIDFSDAQGMQAIQEWELAENLQGVLEYQTRYSKFQSVASITLHFPENFGGETTQIHYIGLKGEATQLKRDVVATIVYELMPNPSDHKARSESGGGLSHVE; from the exons ATGGCGTGTTTACATGACCACAGTTGTGAAGATCATGATTGTTCAACTGATTGGTCTCTTTACAAGCACATAGACCTCACTAAG GTAACCGCTTTGAATGAGTCTGTTCCAGGAAGTGTTAAGTCTGTTTTTAAAGCTTGGGAGCAGCGCCTTAGTTCTTCTGAG GAACACTTGGAAAGCAATGAAGGTGACCCGGAGTTACTTGTTTACATTCC ATTTACGTCAGATGTTAAGATCAAGAGCATATCAATTGTTGGTGGTGCTGATGGAACCAGTCCTTCCAAGATGAGAGC gttcaTCAATCGAGATGGCATTGACTTTTCGGATGCTCAAGGTATGCAAGCCATTCAG GAGTGGGAGTTGGCTGAAAATTTGCAAGGAGTGTTGGAATACCAGACAAG ATATTCTAAATTTCAAAGCGTGGCAAGTATCACATTGCATTTTCCTGAGAATTTTGGCGGTGAAACTACTCAGATACATTATATTGGCCTAAAAGGTGAAGCTACCCAG TTGAAGAGGGATGTCGTTGCGACAATTGTTTATGAACTTATGCCAAATCCTTCAGACCACAa GGCACGGTCTGAAAGTGGTGGGGGTCTTTCACATGTTGAATAA
- the LOC115971958 gene encoding uncharacterized protein LOC115971958, with protein MEVVVQGESSDVSSKYTLNPSRIFNEDILLCVDVDVESLVEMKSTGSNGRPLTRLDSIKQAILMFIHAKLSINPDHRFAFATLSKSASLLRKEFSSEVESAVAAVMGLSATSSCGPADLTSLFQIASHEAKKSRAQNRIFRVILIYCRSSAKPHHQWPINRKLFTLDVIYLHDKPGPDNCPQEVYDALVESLEHVSEYEGYIHESGQGLARVLYRHMCVLLSHPQQRCPQEYVDIPKSLTKKLPASETMPCDDSVPVSSQ; from the exons atggaagtAGTAGTACAGGGAGAGAGCTCGGATGTGAGCAGCAAATACACGCTGAATCCTTCACGTATATTTAACGAAGACATATTGTTGTGCGTAGACGTGGACGTTGAGTCTCTGGTGGAGATGAAGAGCACTGGCTCAAATGGCCGACCACTCACCAGATTGGACTCCATCAAGCAAGCTATCCTCATGTTCATCCACGCCAAGCTCTCCATCAATCCTGATCACCGCTTCGCCTTTGCCACTCTCTCCAAATCAGCTTCTTTG CTTAGGAAAGAATTTAGTAGTGAAGTTGAGTCCGCAGTTGCTGCAGTTATGGGACTCTCAGCTACTTCGTCTTGTGGTCCTGCTGATCTTACCAGTCTGTTTCAGATAGCATCTCATGAAGCCAAGAAATCCCGTGCTCAAAATCGAATTTTTAGGGTG ATTCTTATCTACTGCAGATCATCTGCAAAACCTCATCATCAATGGCCTATAAATCGAAAACTCTTTACCTTAGATGTTATTTACCTCCATGACAAGCCTGGACCTGACAATTGCCCCCAGGAGGTCTATGATGCACTTGTAGAGTCCCTTGAGCACGTCAGTGAATACGAGGGCTACATTCATGAGAGTGGGCAGGGGCTAGCACGTGTTCTCTACCGTCACATGTGTGTGCTGTTGTCACACCCTCAACAGCGTTGCCCACAAGAATATGTTGACATTCCCAAGTCTCTGACAAAGAAGTTGCCTGCATCAGAAACAATGCCTTGTGATGATAGTGTTCCTGTATCCAGCCAATGA
- the LOC115978107 gene encoding probable protein phosphatase 2C 72 produces the protein MGICISVASKEIHDAEDGHENVIFFQGNNVSNGALGLGSLYSKQGSKGLNQDAAILYQGYGVEDGAFCGVFDGHGKNGHIVSKIVCNRLPSLLLSQRNALAKTYTVANDSTFQNHVERIDGELRPSKNFHIWKEACISAFKLMDKEVQLQKKLDSSCSGTTAVVVIRQDEDLIIANLGDSRAVLGTITNNGVTAIQLTTDLKPGLPCEAERIRNCNGRVAALRQEPHVQRVWLPHDDSPGLAMSRAIGDFILKNHGIIAIPNIYYHCVTSNDQFIILATDGVWDVLNNDQVASIVWAADSEQAAARAVVEAATATWKKRYPCAKVDDCTATCLFLQKKQHFIVPVET, from the exons ATGGGAATCTGCATATCAGTTGCATCAAAGGAGATTCATGATGCTGAAGATGGCCATGAAAATGTGATATTCTTCCAAGGAAATAATGTTTCTAATGGAGCTCTGGGTCTTGGTTCTCTTTACTCTAAGCAAGGGAGCAAAGGACTAAACCAAGATGCTGCCATTCTTTACCAG gGCTATGGAGTGGAAGATGGAGCCTTCTGTGGAGTTTTTGATGGGCATGGGAAGAATGGTCACATAGTGAGCAAGATAGTGTGTAACCGCCTGCCTTCGCTCTTACTAAGCCAAAGGAATGCACTTGCAAAGACTTATACAGTAGCAAATGATAGTACTTTCCAAAACCATGTTGAGAGAATAGATGGGGAATTAAGACCAAGCAAGAATTTTCACATATGGAAAGAGGCTTGTATCAGTGCCTTCAAGTTGATGGACAAGGAGGTACAACTACAAAAGAAGTTGGACAGCTCTTGTAGTGGAACAACTGCTGTTGTAGTCATAAGACAG GATGAAGATCTTATCATAGCTAATCTAGGTGACTCCAGAGCTGTCTTGGGGACAATCACCAACAATGGAGTTACTGCTATCCAGTTAACCACTGACTTAAAGCCAGGCTTACCTT GTGAAGCAGAAAGAATAAGGAACTGCAATGGCCGGGTGGCTGCATTAAGGCAAGAACCACATGTCCAACGAGTGTGGCTGCCCCACGATGACTCTCCAGGCCTAGCCATGTCACGAGCTATTGGAGACTTCATACTCAAAAACCATGGCATAATTGCCATCCCCAATATCTACTATCACTGTGTAACTTCCAATGACCAATTCATCATTCTTGCAACTGATGGG GTCTGGGATGTGCTCAATAATGATCAAGTTGCATCGATTGTGTGGGCAGCAGATAGTGAACAGGCAGCAGCAAGAGCCGTGGTTGAGGCGGCTACTGCCACATGGAAAAAGAGATACCCTTGTGCAAAAGTAGATGACTGCACTGCGACTTGCCTCTTTTTACAAAAGAAGCAACATTTTATTGTGCCAGTGGAGACTTGA